A window of Borreliella garinii genomic DNA:
CAATTATATAATAATATATTATTAATAAAATATTTCCTAATATTCTCTAGATGTATTAACAATAACTAAAATTTAAAAAAGCAAAAACTATAGTTTATAATTAAAAATTATTGATAAGTATTCTGTAAGTTTTATGTAGTTATAATTGTATCCATATGTTGCTTTAAAAGCTTTGCGAATTTTAACATTCAATCCTCTAACCATTGCCAAAGTATCTAAATTATCCTTCAACATTAAATTTTTAATTACAATCAACGTTTTAATATAATTATCATCAATGATACTATGTTCTTTTATCAAGCTTTCTAAACGATCCATTGTAAGCGTAGAATAGGTGGCTTTACGTCTAACATATGTATAAATTCTTTGATTAAGTAATTTTAACAAGTTGTTGTCTGCCTTATCATTTAAATTATCTAAAACATACCTATTATAATGAAAAGCTGTTGTTATATCGTTTGGTTCGTGCCCTAAAACTTTTGTTATCCAATAATTCATTTCCATATTTTTAGGCGCAAATGCAAGATAAGAAAATTTACAATAAATAGCTCTACAAAAATAAACAGATTCTTCAGGGGCAAAAATATTATTAAAAATTTGACGAAACAATCTATTATAACTGTATGAAAGATTTGAAGAGATTAACTCTTTAGTAAGATTCTCGGTTTGTTCCATGTAGCGTATTTCTTTTATAGAATTAATTATTAATTCGGGATCTGCAAAAACTGGAAAAACAACTTCATTAATAATATTATTCTCTCTCTTTTTTGCAATAAACTCCATACGAATATGATTTTTATCTGCAATATAAAATTGAGAAAGTTTCATTACTTCAACAGGACGACGTCCTATTGCCATTAAAACTCCATAAAATTTCAATCTAATATCTCGGTTTTGATTTAATAAGAGCTTAATTATTTCAATATAGGTATTTAAATTGATTTTAACAAATATCTGTTCTTTCCTATAGCTATTGATTTTTTCAATTTTATATTTATGAGCATAATCATTTAACCATTTTGGAGTTACAAACAAATCTATAAAATATTGAAAATAGGGCTTCTCGTTATTAATTTGATTTAAAAACATTAACTCTTCTATTTTCCCCAGGTCTTTAATTCCTATATTTTTTAACTCTTTTATTTTTTTTGATTTCCAAAAAAATAAAAAAGTATTATCTCTTTTAATCTTTTCAATTACTGAAAGATTAATATATTCTTTAATTATTTTACGAGTTTTTGAAAGATTTAATATTATTGAACGATTTGTGAATTTATCTTTTCTAAAAAGAATGGCTTTGTGTTTGTCTGCAAGAATTTTTATTTTTTCTTTCAATTTTAAATACGAAAGTTCATTATTGAGATATCTATTATATAGAATTTCTAATTCTTTTCTAAATATTTCAAAATCATTTTTTATCTTCACTTTTGGGGACATATTAATTCAATTATACCAAGTTTAAAATTTTTTAACTAAGTAAAAAATTTCTAATTTTTAAAAAAAAACCTATATATTAAGTTAAATCATGCAATATTGTATTAGACTTCATAAAAATCACCAAAAAGATGTTCTATTTATACTAGCCAATCTTTTTATTGATTTAAAATACAAATAAATAAAATTTAAATAAATTTTTTTATTGACTAAAAAAGAGCTATTTATAAATAGCTCTCTGATATTTTTATCACAAGTTTTGCAATACCAATTCAAAAGGGTTTGCTATTTTTTTTCCTGCAAAAGCAGAACCTTATCATATGCTTTTATAAAGGGTAAATACATAAATACCGAAATAATCAATAGTAATAAAACCAGAACAAAAGATTTAAAATCAAGACCTGTAGACAAAAAAGCAGCAATAGGAGCAGGGGTTGTCCATGGAGTTAAGGTTCTAACTCTTTCAATAATTCCAAAATTAGTAAGAGTATATGCGACAATTATATTAAACATAGGAATAAGTAAAAAAGGAATACCTAGTATAGGATTTAAAACTATTGGTGCCCCAAACATAATAGGCTCATTGATATTAAAAAGACCAGGAGCAAATGAAAGTCTACCTATGGCCTTTAGATGTTGAGATTTACTAAGCATCATTGCAATAACAAGGCCTAAAGTTGAACCAGCACCACCAATATATACAAACGAATCAAGAAATCCACCCGCTAAAATATGAGGAAGTGGAATATTGTCAGAAAGAGCTCTAATATTAGAATCAAGGTTTGTCAGAATTATAGGATTAAGCAAAGCAACAATAACATTGGTACCATGAAGACCACAAAACCATAACATATGAACGATAAAAGAAATCATTAAAGTCCCAACTAAAGTATCGCTAATTCGTAAAACAGGCCTAAACATGCTCATAATTATTTCGGGGAAAAGGCTGCCTGCTAAACTTTGAATAGCAATATTCACACTTTGAGCCACAATGGAAAGTACCACAACAGGAACTAAAGCTTCAAAAGATTTTAAAACAGCAGGCGGAACAGACTCTGGAAGTTTAATTGCCATATTTCTTTGAACTAAAAATTTATAAACTTCAACAGAAAAAATAGCAGAAATAATAGCTGTAAATACTCCTTGAGCGCTAAAATATCTTGCATCAATTACAGGAAACCATGAATTAGGCTGGATCCCCCATTTAGCAGCATCGCCTCCGTAAGGTATCCAATCTGATTGCCCAGCTAAAATTAAAAATGTATAAAGAGACAGGAATCCTCCTGTAATTCCACTAAGTTTATAATGATTAGACAAGTTGTAACCAATACCAAAAACAACAAATATGGACATAATCCCCATACTTACATAAAATGGCTGAACAAGATTTCCTTTATATTTAGCCATTAAATCAACATACCACTGCTGATATAACAATGTTGTAGAATCTGTAAAGGGTAAATTAACTAAAAGTAAAATAAAAGAACCAACTATCAAAAAGGGCATAGAAAAAGTAAAACCATCTCTTAAAGCAATTAAATATCTATTTGAACCAATTTTACTAGCAATAGGAACTAAAGTAGTTTCAATAAAATTTTGAAAATTCATGAAAACCATCCTCCAATAAAAAATAATTAAAAATTATAATTAATATAAAATTAATTAATATAATTATATCAAAATCCTTATAAGATATATTTAAAATAAAATTATTTATGTTTAATATATCTTATAATATAATATATTATAAGATATATTATATTATAAGATTTATTAAACAATATTAATTATTGTTTAATAAATAAAAGGAGAAAATCTTATACATGAATAAAAAAATATACAGCTTAGAAGAATTAATAGATAAAATAAGCATGCCTGTTGTAGCTTACGCTGGTGAAGCTAAAAGCTTTCTAAGAGAAGCTTTGGAATACGCTAAAAACAAAGACTATGAAAAAGCAGATCTTAGCATACAAGAAAGTAGAAACTCTATTGCAAAGGCTCATGAAGCACATAGGGAAATAATACAGCAATCAGCCACTAATCCAAGCTCTGTTAAGCCGCCTTTTATTTTAATTCATGCCGAAGATCATTTAATGTCTGCAATTTCAGAATTAAGCATTTTTGAAGAATTAATTAATGTTTACAAAATAATAAATGAAATAAAAAAACAGGAGAAAATATGAACATATTACTTGTATGTGGAGCTGGAATGTCCACAAGTATGCTGGTACAAAGAATTGAAAAATATGCCAAAGCAAACAATATAAATGCAAAAATTGAAGCTATTGCTGAGACACGACTTAGCGAAGTTATTGACCGCTTTGATGTTGTTTTACTTGCCCCACAGTCAAGATTCAATAAAAACAGACTTGAAGAAATAACAAAGCCCAAAGGAATTCCAATCGAAATAATTAACACAATCGATTATGGAACAATGAATGGAGAAAAAGTATTACAACTTGCAATTAATGCACTCAAGAATAAAAGTTCTTTTTAAAGAAGGTTAAAATGAAAGAAATTGGAATATCCATATACCCTAATGTAAGTCCTAAAAATAAAATTATCGAATATCTTGAGAAAAGTGCTCATTTTGGATTTACTCAAGTATTTACCTCTTTACTCTATATTAACGGAAATGAATTTAACATATTCAAAGAATTACTGAATATTGCAAATAAGAACGGGATGAAGCCTATTATTGACGTAAGTCCCAAAATTTTCAAAGAATTGGAAATTGATCTTTCAAATCTCAGAAATTGTCCAAAACTAGATTATTTTAAAAAACTTGGTGCTTGGGCAATTAGATTAGACAATACATTTACAGGCATTGAAGAATCATTAATGACTTTTAACGATTCTGACCTTAAGATTCAACTTAATATAAGTAATATAAATAAACATATTGACACAATAATGTATTTTAAGCCTAATATAAAAAATTTGCTTGGATGTCATAATTTTTATCCCCACAAATATACAGGACTTTCAAGAACTTTCTTTAAAGAAACAACAAAAATATTCAAACATTATTCAATCCCAACAGCCGCATTTATTAGTTCTAGCAATGCAGAAGAGTGCGCACGAGGAAAAGAAAAAGAAGGTGTGCCTACGCTAGAATCACACAGGTATAAAGATATAGAAACCCAAGCAAAAGACCTTTTTAAAGAAGGAATAGACACTGTCCTAATTTCTAATTGTTTTCCAAGTGAAACAGAACTAAAAAAAGTATCAAAAGTAAACAGAAATGTTTTAGAGCTTAAAGCAGACCTAAATCCAAAAGCAACTCCAGTGGAAAAAGAAATAATACTTGAGAATTTACATTTTAATAGAGGAGATATTAATTCTTATAGAATTCGATCAACTATGCCAAGAGTATATTACAATAATAAAAAATTTCCTGTACATTCTCCAAATGAAATCAAAAAAGGAGACATTTTAATAGACTCTTCAGAATATTTGGGTTATGCAGGAGAGCTTCAAATATCACTAAAAGATGCCCCAAATAATGGTCTTATAAACGTAGTTGGGAAAATAGTAGATGACGAAATATATCTGCTTGAAAAAATAGAACCTTGGGAAAAATTCAAAATAATAGAAAATAAATAAATACCCTAAAAAAAGGGTATTTATTGTAAAAATTTTTCAATTGCTTTAAGAACATAATAATGTAAAGTAATGTAAGACTCTATTAAATCGAAATTTTTAGAACTGTCAAGAAAATATATAAATTCATTAGTAGCAGAATTAAGATCTTCAATATAATTTCTAAGCTCAAAATTTCGATTAATAGCTTTTATATCATCTAAACTAAAAACAATAGTGGCAACATTTTGAATATTGCTATTGACATTAATATTATTTTTAAAAGCATTTTTTTTGTCAAAACTATTAATAGCGTCAAAATCAGGTTCATTTGAATTTAAATTAGAAATTGTTAATTTAAATTTATGATCAAACAAAATACCAAAATCATAGGTTAATAAACCTACTTTTTTAGAACTT
This region includes:
- a CDS encoding alpha3-beta1 integrin-binding protein; translation: MKEIGISIYPNVSPKNKIIEYLEKSAHFGFTQVFTSLLYINGNEFNIFKELLNIANKNGMKPIIDVSPKIFKELEIDLSNLRNCPKLDYFKKLGAWAIRLDNTFTGIEESLMTFNDSDLKIQLNISNINKHIDTIMYFKPNIKNLLGCHNFYPHKYTGLSRTFFKETTKIFKHYSIPTAAFISSSNAEECARGKEKEGVPTLESHRYKDIETQAKDLFKEGIDTVLISNCFPSETELKKVSKVNRNVLELKADLNPKATPVEKEIILENLHFNRGDINSYRIRSTMPRVYYNNKKFPVHSPNEIKKGDILIDSSEYLGYAGELQISLKDAPNNGLINVVGKIVDDEIYLLEKIEPWEKFKIIENK
- the resT gene encoding telomere resolvase ResT — protein: MSPKVKIKNDFEIFRKELEILYNRYLNNELSYLKLKEKIKILADKHKAILFRKDKFTNRSIILNLSKTRKIIKEYINLSVIEKIKRDNTFLFFWKSKKIKELKNIGIKDLGKIEELMFLNQINNEKPYFQYFIDLFVTPKWLNDYAHKYKIEKINSYRKEQIFVKINLNTYIEIIKLLLNQNRDIRLKFYGVLMAIGRRPVEVMKLSQFYIADKNHIRMEFIAKKRENNIINEVVFPVFADPELIINSIKEIRYMEQTENLTKELISSNLSYSYNRLFRQIFNNIFAPEESVYFCRAIYCKFSYLAFAPKNMEMNYWITKVLGHEPNDITTAFHYNRYVLDNLNDKADNNLLKLLNQRIYTYVRRKATYSTLTMDRLESLIKEHSIIDDNYIKTLIVIKNLMLKDNLDTLAMVRGLNVKIRKAFKATYGYNYNYIKLTEYLSIIFNYKL
- the celB gene encoding PTS cellobiose transporter subunit IIC, coding for MNFQNFIETTLVPIASKIGSNRYLIALRDGFTFSMPFLIVGSFILLLVNLPFTDSTTLLYQQWYVDLMAKYKGNLVQPFYVSMGIMSIFVVFGIGYNLSNHYKLSGITGGFLSLYTFLILAGQSDWIPYGGDAAKWGIQPNSWFPVIDARYFSAQGVFTAIISAIFSVEVYKFLVQRNMAIKLPESVPPAVLKSFEALVPVVVLSIVAQSVNIAIQSLAGSLFPEIIMSMFRPVLRISDTLVGTLMISFIVHMLWFCGLHGTNVIVALLNPIILTNLDSNIRALSDNIPLPHILAGGFLDSFVYIGGAGSTLGLVIAMMLSKSQHLKAIGRLSFAPGLFNINEPIMFGAPIVLNPILGIPFLLIPMFNIIVAYTLTNFGIIERVRTLTPWTTPAPIAAFLSTGLDFKSFVLVLLLLIISVFMYLPFIKAYDKVLLLQEKK
- a CDS encoding PTS lactose/cellobiose transporter subunit IIA, translating into MNKKIYSLEELIDKISMPVVAYAGEAKSFLREALEYAKNKDYEKADLSIQESRNSIAKAHEAHREIIQQSATNPSSVKPPFILIHAEDHLMSAISELSIFEELINVYKIINEIKKQEKI
- a CDS encoding PTS sugar transporter subunit IIB; translation: MNILLVCGAGMSTSMLVQRIEKYAKANNINAKIEAIAETRLSEVIDRFDVVLLAPQSRFNKNRLEEITKPKGIPIEIINTIDYGTMNGEKVLQLAINALKNKSSF